Genomic segment of Panicum virgatum strain AP13 chromosome 9N, P.virgatum_v5, whole genome shotgun sequence:
TCGAGCATCTCAGCCCTCAACAGCACAATCCATTTCCCAAACATGATTAACGCATTCACCACACAGAACATAGCAAGGACAGAAATCACCAAACCAAACTAAATACCACATGGATGTCACCAGAACTTGCGATCCAAAACTAGCGATCCAACAAACGAATGACATGTTTTCAGACAATAACTACCAGATCGCCAAAATAAAGCCACCCTAGTTCTCAGACAGAAAGGTAACAGTACATATATCCTTAAAATATATTAAGTAGCAAAATAGTGATCATAAACTATCCTACTCAGCTGCAGCAGCCTCCTGGCCAACCACGGCCTCATCACCCTCAGCAGGCCTCTCAAGCTTCACACCAACGTCCTCCTTTGTGTAATCCCCATGGACCTGAGAGGCAAAATTGAGCGTTAGAATGGCACGCCAACAGGCCAACGATAGCCTGAACAAAAAACAAGATATCTTTGCCTGAAACAATTACCTCCATCAGTTTCCCAAGGTCGAACTTGGGGGCCTTGAGAATCTTGACCTTCCGGATGAAGACATTTTGCAACGGGAAGATGCTTGAGGTAGCTTTTTCAATCTCCTTGCCAATGACCTCAGGAATAAACTTGGACACCAACTCCTTCAGGTCACAGGTAGAGGCCTGGTTGGCCATGATCTCAACCATCTTACGGCGTATCTGCAAACAGTATTAATTTTGCACAACTATTATTTAGATAAACAGGCAAACATAGGCATGTTCAATGTATGACACGAATGTTGCTAGCTTTAGAAATTTTCTACACAAAACTACAGAAATGTTACCTGACGGATCTGTGAGGTCTGTGCATAGCAAGTGCGCTTCACTTGGTTGGGTCTCCTCTTTGTAAACCCGATGCAGAAGAGCCGCAACATGTAGCTATCAGTGGTCTTAACATCAACATGGGCCTCAATCAAGGTCTGCCACTTCCTGACCAGCGACCGCAGCTTGTCGGTCGTAAAATCCATACCCTAAGAAATATGAACAGGTTAGCaacataaaacaaaaaaaaatgaaaaggggGCATAACTGTTCTGAAGATCATTACCCAGAAGTTGGTAAGGACATTACGACCCTGGATATCTTCAGCACGGAGCCTGATCTTCCTGTAGGCTTGGTCTTCATCACTCTGAAGATCAGCTAGGGAGACCTCGAAGACACGGTGCTTCAGACCCTCAGAAGCAATCTAAAAACACAGAAAGCATGCATCAATAAGCATGTAATGTCATCAAGTAGTGTGCCTACATGCTTAATAAAGAATGCATAAGCAACAAATTTAGAAGACAGAGAATGTCATAACAGAAAATGCCGCGAGCTTCAATGATAGCCCACATCCAGATATTGTGAACAGCAAAAGCGTTATAAACGTAAGTTGCGGTTCAGGTCCCAAAATCACAATTGCAATTCACAATGAGCATTACTAGAATATTGATGGAGGATATATTAGCAAAAAACACATAACCAGCATAATAACCCCCAGAGCCTCAGACAAGGCATGCAGAGTAATATTAACCAATAAAAATTGTAACAGATGGGAAATCAGACACCAAGGAAAGGCAGAATACTACAATTCCATTTTGACACCCCGATAGCTTCAGCAATCAAGAAACAGATGCAACACATGAACTACAATCCTCTACGAAATATCAATTATCAGTACAGTATAAGACGAATTGCACCTTAAAAAATATTGCACAGAAATGTAGCTCCTCACAACTTCCGTCACCTTAGGGGTTCTTTAAGTAGAATTTTAAGTAGAAATATGTAGATCGGTCTCGCATACAAATTGTATAAAGCGCATGCACgacatccaagctactaaaTGAATTATCTAACAAGCTAACACTACTGCAGTCTACATTGACATAGGAACAACAGATACGCCACAGCCTAACCCCAGAAACCGTAGAAACAGTACATATCGAAACGATCTAGAGGAGCAAGAAAATCACGAACCTTAGTACCCTGTGTCCTGGACACGAGCGTCTTTCCAATGTTGCGCACGGAGAAGACGGAGGGCGCCTTGATATCATACCAATCCTTCTTCGCGAAGGGGTCGACGCTGCAAGACAGGAAAAAACGACAATCACCACCGCATCAACACTGGGCTAAACGAACGACGAAATGAGCCAGCGACGTATCTAATGCGAAGAATGGAACGGGGCGGGGCAGCAAACTTACATCTTCTTCTTACCACCCTTCTTCCCTTTGCTGATCCGCTTGTTCTTTCCCACCGCcatcttgccgccgccgccgccgccgcgctggggcCTGACCGCCTGAGGGCTCGGGTCGGgagtggtggagtggctggctcGCTGGCGGCGCTGGGGCTTGGGATGTCTAGGGTTTTCCCTCGCCGGGGCAGAGCGGTCTGTATTTATATAGCTGAGGCTCTGTAACACGGTGTGTCCAGGTGGGCTGACTCTGGCCCGAGAGCCCACACAACTCCGGCCTGTTAGCGTCCAACAAATAGATGGATGATGAGTCCTACAACTATCTCGCTCgattccctcaaaaaaaaaaaactatctcGCTCGAATTTGGAGCGCCGTGATTTCACGGGATAAAAAGTGTATTTTTCCATGTTCTGAAACGATCGCGCTGCCACGGTTCTGTTGGCCGCCCTGCGGTcgttgtatttttttaaaaaataaagtaCGTGTTCAAACGTGTTgtcgaaaaaaaaaactagctaaGCATTTCACTGGAGTTAAGCACTTCCAGCCCAGCCACATTTGGCCTCCAAAAAAACTGCCTGCTAATTAATCTTGGAAAGCAGCTCGTGGACTGGAGTGATCCCAAGAAAAATGATCAATGATCTCTGCAGATTTGAGCGTAGGACGGAACAGAGTAACAGACCATTGCGCGTCACAGCCATGGGCCCTCATGGAGTATTTGCCAATATGCTAAAATTTGTAAGGAGATGTGTATTATAGAAATGCTATTATTTAGCCCTGCCCTTGTATGATTCCTAGCTCCATTCCTATACACGAGCATCACCGCTGCAGTGTTGCGCGAAACTTTATTTACAtgaaaatctaaaaaaatctaCAATGCTTCTGGTCATCGTTCCCCGCTTGAGGCCACCAAGAGCTCCCAGGACCAGGATGGATCATTGTTGCACAAACTGCCAGCTTCGTGTGCCCGGTGCACCTCGACGGCGTGGAAGTGCAAACGGAAGCTGCGGAGTTCAGGGATCGAGCGAACAGCTAGCTGCTCGAGGCGATGGTCCTCCTTCAGTCTGACGATCTGACCCCCTCGCTTACGGGCACCCAAGACGGCACTAGCTTGAGTGAGATCAGAAGCACGCGTCCATGAGGCAGCAGCAACAGATTGCTGCAAAACCTGCGCAGCTGGCAGCACAAAAGAACAGAAAAACGCAGCTGTTAGGCCACACCAATACTAAATCAACCATTAAAAACGTCAGTATCATGGTGGCATGCCCCCTGTTGCATGCGGTTCACAAATAACCATCACGAACTTTAAATTTTGGTTCTAGATCTGTAAGAGTGTCTGGCATGGAAAACTTGCTTGGCTGATCAGGGCATGTTGATAGGGACAGAAATCTGGTAGGCTTTTATTCAGAAAAGAAATCTGGCAGTGGTAGGCACTAGGCATTGAGATCTTCCTTTCGTGTCATTGTCAACGGCTCAGCTGCACGATCACCATGAGTATTCTTCCAAATTTTATGTTTGGGCACGTACCATCCTTCCACGAACGAAGGGCCGTTGCTCCTgtagggaggcggcggaggcggcggcgcttgcgcgTACGGCGGCGGGTAcatcggcggcggctgctgcccgTACGGTTGCTGGTacatcggcggcggcgttccgtaCGGCGGCGGGTACATCGGCGGGGGCGGCTGCCCGTATCCGTAGGGCTGCTGGTACATGGGCTGCCCCGGAGGCGTCccgtgctgctgctggtggtgctcgTCGCACCCGCGCTCCCCGTACTTGGGCTGCGGCGGAGGAGTCccgtgcggcagcggcggcggctggttcTGGTGGTGCTCGTCGTACCCGCGCTCCCCGTACATCGGCTGCGGCGGGGGCATCCCgtacggcagcagcggcggctggtgctggtggtgctCGTCGTTCCCGCGCTCCCCGTACATCGGCTGCGGCGGAGGCGtcccgtgcggcggcggctgctgctggcgcTGGTGGTGCTCGTCCGTCCCGCGCTCCCCGTACGCGTCGATCGGGTACCCTGGCAGGTCACAAGACACGGCAACATTCCCCAGCCAACACGGCGATCAGCACGACACGGAGCCACCGATCACGATAACGATTATCTGACAAGGATCTGGAATGCGGTGAGAGGAATGAATCGGCGAGTCACCTgggggcggggacggcggcgtggggccgccgccatggccgccgtgggGATTGTAGTAGCTCATCTCCCTGTCCTAGAACAACGGCACGATTGGGACTATCGAAGATGGGATGCAATGACGACGTGGTGTTCGTGTTTGATCTCGAGAGGAACAAAGAGGAAAACAGGAGAAGGTGCCGAGGGATTCACAGGAGAAGATCATGCTAATTTGGTCGAGgccatttttctctctctctctaaagcTATAGCTATTCTTGGCATCAGTCGAGCAAGAAGGCAGGCATGTCGCCAGCTCGCTGCTGTAGGATTCGTAACAGAGCAAATTCCCAGAAGCAAACTTTTCGCCACTCGCCACAAAGGAACTAGCTGCACGGAAAATTACTATTTTGTACGTTATTAAATAGTTCAATGTTTTTATTTTGCAACATTTTGGTTTTTATTTCATCTTGGTTCATAtgtattttaattaatttgtttcATCCGTGGAAAATTCAGTGCCTTTAGATAGGCCTAAttgcttttctttttgaaataaaataggCCTAATTGTTTATAAGCCAGATTGGGCCGGTATCAATAATCAACAAATGGCCTTTGGCCCACTAAAGATTACGGAAACCACTAGCAGCCCACCAACAGAAATGGTTGGAAGCAGAGCCACGgcggccttctcctccttccccatcttcttttttttagagaaaagggGTGTCCCCGCTTTATTTCAACGAAACAAAGCATAGTTCAGCATCCACCAGCAAGGTTCAGGACGACGTATTCGAAGCGCGCCCGCTAAGAGTCGTAGAGAGCCCAAAACCAGAGCCAAAGCGAGAGATAACATGACTGGTCATTACATCCAAAGACGGAAACAAGTCTGTAGATGAAGCAGGAAAATCTGCAGGAGCTTCAGCGACCATCAGCCGAGCACTTATGTAAGGCgttctccaagcaatgctccCGAACTTGACGAAGTCTCCTGTcaggtaccacaattagggacaccctaattagggtactaagatcgctttaaaaaacacaaacacctgttaaagcaactgggcccacgaaggcccacggcttGCTTCccgtccggaagaaaggaaatgactcaaagaagcccagcgtgcggcccattcaaaGCGAGTAAATCACTTTTGTTATAGTTTATTTTTCATGCCAGATAGGTTTTCAAAACAAGCTAGTAGCCACTTAAAGTGACATGTTTGTTCTAGGTTATTTTGCAGGAAGAGTATTGTGTCATCAGTATATTGTAGACTCACAACACCACCTTCAAAAACATTTGTGAGTAAGCCTCTAATGATCCCCTGGTTAGCAGCTTTATTAAGCATTTTGATAAACACATCCACTACTAAGTTAAAAAGGAGGGGGGACAGGGGGTCACCCTGTCTTAGTCCTTTACCAATATTGAAATAAGGGACATTTTCATAATTCAGTCTAACACAAACTGAACCACCATGGGTCAGCTTCATGACCCAGGAAATCCATTTCTCACTGAAACCCCTGGTTTTGAGGACTTCCAAGAGGAAAGCCCAATTAACCCTATCACAGGCTTTTTCATAATCTAATTTCAGGATAATTCCTGACTCTTTCTTTCTAGCAATTTCATGAGCTGCCACTACACTTTCAAGGATGTACCTACCTTTTATGAAGGCAGTTTGGTTTGAAGAAAGCAACCTATCAATAATTCTAATCAGCCTGTTGTTAAGAGCTttactaaaaattttaaaactgcAATTAATCAAAGCTATGGGTCTGAATTTTTTCATTTTGGTAGCATTGTTCTCTTTAGGTATAACTGTAAGCATAACGTAATTGAGTCTAGAAATATCTAGTTCATTATTCTCAAAGGCTCGCACAAGGGCCATAAAGTCCACTTTAATTAGCTCCCAAAACTTCTGGTAGAACAGAAAAGGGAAGCCATCCGGTCCTGGGGCTCCATCAGCATAGGACCCAAAGATGGCTGTCTTAATATCCTCTTCAGAGAGGGGGGATACCAggatctcattttcctcatcagTAACCTTGTCAAATTCCTCCCAAAAAGATGTATCAAGTTGGATATCCAATTTATCTTCATACCCAAAGAGGGATTTATAGAAGTTAGTAGCTATCATAATCATATCTGTATTCTCTGAAACCTCACCATCAGGACCTGAAGGGTTtcaattttctttttcctttttctttggttagccaAAGCTTGTAAATAAGAGGTGTTTCTATCCCCTTCTTTAATATTCTTATCTCTAGATCTCTGTTTAGCTTTAATTTCATCTATTTTCCAAATGTGCTCCAGCTCCTTTCTGACTTCATTCATCCTTTGGGTCTCTCTTTCAGTCAGCCTGTTTTCTTCAGAGAAAACATCTAACAGGTTAAACTCTTCTTGGAGggcttgtttttttctttttaagtcAGCATTAATATTTAAGGACCACCCTTTCAATTTTCTTCTAAGGGCTCTTAATTTGAATTGCCATATATCAATAGCCTTTGTATGTTGGCAGGGGGACTCCCAAACCTCTTTAACAATATTGTAGAAGCCATCTTGCTCCATCCACCATTTTTCAAATCGAAAAAATAGGGGTTTTTTTTCTTGGCTAGTGCCAAAGTTTATAACCAAAGGAACATGGTCATTTCCTACTCTAGAGATTCCAGTCACATTAGCCATaggatagaaagcttcaaaatCAGTGGAGACAAGGATTCTATCCAAGACAGCCATAATTGGATGCTCTTGGTTGTTTGTCCATGTGAAAGCTTGATTTGGGTTTTTAATCTCAATTAAACCCCAATGATCAATCCACTCATTAAAAGAGTCAGCCCAGTGGTAATTAATATTACCATTGTTCTTTTCAGCTGAGTTTCTAATCAGGTTAAAATCTCCTCCAATTATAGTGGGGCCCTCCCACTCACTCATAACCGCCTGAAGTTCATTTAGGAACTCCTGCTTGTGTTCATCATAAGCTGAGCCATAAACCGTGATTAATTTCCAAGTGAAACCATCACTGATATTAGAAACGAGAGCAGAAACACAGAACTGTTTAATATCCCAACTGATGATATTAAACTTAGAGGTTCTAAGGCCAACTAGGACACCTCCAGCAGTGCCACTAGCAGGAAGGAAGTTCCATTCAAAAAGACCACCAAAGCAATTGAAAAAGGATTGATGAAAAGAATCTTTTTTGTTTCCTGAATACCAACAAAGTCTAAGGAGTTGTTTGAGATAAAATCTTTCAAGCACTCTAATTTGCCTGTTTTATTCAGACCTCTAATGTTCCAAAATGCTCCTATCATTATTGACATGTTTTTGTTTATTGACATCAATGCCTTTTTGAAGGACTTGAGACCATGTCTCATTGTTAGTAGCAGTCTGAGGATTAATATCCTTTACTGCATGAGCAGAGTTGTGAGTGTTGGCCTGAGTTAAAGAGGCATCAACCTCCAGGTTGCTTGGTAATAGCAGTTCTGGAAACTCATCACAAAATTGCTTACTCTTACTGTTTTCATTATTTTTCATGCTATCAATATTAAATTGAATAGCAGTGGTATTATTACCTAAAGAGACACCAATATTCTTAGCAATCTGAGAGAGATACTGAGGGTCTAGAGCAGCAAAAGAGTTACCTGTCAAGGTAGCTGTAGTCTCCATATTCTTGAAGCTTTGTCTTTCAATGGCTTTTTGCATTATGGATCTGTTGTCTCTAGAATTCCTCATGGGCCTTTCCTTTTGAAGAACAGGGCCCATTACTGTTTCTTTGGTTTAGCTTGTTGATCTTGTTCCAGCTTCATAACTTCAGTTGTGTCAACACAATTCTCTAACTCAGCAGTTAGATTCCTTTTGGTATTAGTCAAGAAGGACATGTCTAGGTTACTTTTTTCTGTCATTTCCTCCTCATCAGATTCACTGAGGTAATCCATTTCCATTTCTTTCAGAAATCTGTTACATTCACCTTCCTTAGCCAGTTCTCTAAATTGGGCCCATTTTGAATGACTTTCACTGTTAGAAACTTGGTCTGAATTAAAAAGGTCAGTAATTTGGACATTACTTTCCAGGCTAGTGCCATTCTGTTTGTGGTGAGTGCTAGCTTCCATCTTGTAAAGCATCTGTTGAGCAACATCTTGGTGGTTGGCTAAGCTTTTCTGAACAGACCCAGCAAAGGTGTGATCTATATAGATATTTCCAGCTTCTTTCTTTGTCAATTCCTCTCTCACTTGAGCAGCTTGGATTTTATCTTGGTGGCTGTCCAGACAAGGAATGTATCTGAATTTCTGGGTATTACTTTTTTGTTGCTCTCCATTTCTTGAGTGGGTTGAACTCATTGGGTTGGTTTGAGGTGTTCCCTCTGTTTCCATCTGGTTTTCTTTCTCAGGTTCTGGGTCTAAATCATctgcttcatcatcatcatttgtCTCATCATCATCAGGTTTGGCAGGCTTATTATCCCCATTCCCCATCTTCATTTGTTGTTCACcttctactaacatagagatgACAAACAATTTCCTCTTCATTTCAAAAAGCCTCTCAGCAGGAATTTTCGATGGATCTCTACAGGCTAACTTGACTCGCACCACTTCATAGAAAGATTTGAAGATTGTAGGCCAATCAACATCAAGCATCAGACCAAAACCTGAGGTAATCTGAGAAAAAACTTTCCAATCGCACCATCTTGGAGGTATGCCCCTGATTTGGACCCAAACTTCTTGCAGTTCTTCCAGAGGCTCAGTTTCCCCAATCCATTCAAGTACCTCAACCATCACTCCATCTTTTCTCAGCCCAAAAGAGGGATAGTTCTTTATATCTGAAATTTTCTTATGTGGAGGGAATCTGACCAAAAAATTCCCGGGCTCAAGCTCCCTGATTTGCCATGGCCAATCTTTGTAGTAAATATCAGCAAGTTCTTTCTCCAATTTCACTAGAGAGATCTGACCAGAAAGTACCCTCACAACACCACAATTGGTTAAGTTCAACCACTGGCTAGGGCCCTTATCAGCTACTTCCACATGGTAGAAACCTAAACCTTGGCTAGCACTACCATAGACGACTGCAGTGGGGTAAAATTGATTCCAGCGAGGACAGACATCCATGTGGTGCCCCggaacagcacaaatgaagcaGACTTTGGGTTTTCCACAAATACCAACGAAATGTCCAGGTTCTCCACAGTTGAAGCAGATCAAGGAACGATATCTAGCATCAATAGTAGGAGGGGCATCACCAGACATACCTTCCCTCTGAGGCTTCTGAGGTTTTCGTTGCTGTTGAAGTGGTGGACGACCTGGTGGTGCACCCTGCTGCTGGCGGCCCCCAATCTGAACTCCATGTTGAGATTTCCCACCTTGAATCGGCTGCGGAGGTTGATTGGGCGGGGCGGTGGATGGTGTTGTTGCTGCTGTCGAATTGGAGGAGGTTCGTGGCGTAGGGGCCGCGACTGCTGGGGGCGGGGCTGAGGACGAACCTCTGGCTGCCAGACCCAGCGCCCTCTCTCATCCTCCATCCTCTTCCGCTTCACCACCTCCGCGTAGGTCTCACGTTGATGATTTCTCCCCCAAATATCCCGTGAGAAGCTGATGTGGGTCGGTCTCCCCTCAATTCAATCAGATTTCTTCACAGGGTGGCATTCCTCGATAGTGATCCGTCCTTCCCTGACGAGATCCTTCCTGACCCAAGCAAGGAAGCCAACCGAACCAGGAACCCTAGGTTGGTGGCGGCTGGGGAGGGAGTGGACTGCCCAGAGTTGGCCGAAGAAGGACTCAATTTCTTCATCCGGATGTAGCTTCCGATCCTCCTCGGCCATTGGATCCGCACCTCCCCCGCCGGATCGGGCGCCAAGTGTGCTCTGCCATGTGGGATCCCCGGAGGAAGACGACACCTCACTGATGGGTGGGGGCCTTGcgcgcgtcggcgccggcgcacgATGCGTCGCCATCCCCTCACCGCCGCGTGACTTCACAAGGAGATCTAACTGATGAAAGAAGAAAATAGGAatccccatcttcttcttcgcccCCGTTCGGTCGTCGTGGACAGAAGTCAGAAGGAAGCAACCGACCAAATCCAATCCCAATCCCAGAAGAGGGGATGGTGGGCAAGGGCGAGGCCCCGGCTCCGCgtgagccggaggaggaggaggacaccgGAGGCGTCGTCAAGCTCATCAGCGCCGAGGGTTTCGAGTTCGTCGTCGATAAGAAGGCAGCCATGGTCTCCAACACCCTGCGCAACATGCTCACATCGCCAGGTACCTTTAGGTGCTTCAGCTTTCCATTCGTTTCGATTCGGTTCCTCCCGCATCACGTCATGGCTACCCCTCGTCCACCTCTAACTTTCCTCCACCCCCTTGATGCCATGATTCAGGCGGCTTCTCGGAGACGCGCCAGGGCGAGGTCCGCTTCCCGGAGATCTCTACCCACATCCTCGAGAAGATCTGCCAGTACTTCTACTGGTCGCTCCACTACTCCAGGTCAATTGCTGCTTGGTAGCTTTGCAGGAACCCAGATTCACTTGCTTGCGCTCGATTGCTTGCAACGTCACCACCTGTCATGATTTATTGATGGCCTACTGCTGCTGCGCGTTGGCCATTACTCCATAGTCCATACCATTAATGGTGATTAATCACTTAGCTAACCATTTACCAATCCCATCGTGCTATGTGTCTATGTATCCCTTTCGCCCATTTTTGTCCAACCCCACGTTTTTTTAGGCTGGTGATAACATCATTCGTTCAAATCGGTGTAGATATTCCAGTTGACAGTTTGCTTAACGAAAATCTCTAAATATCCTGAGCTATGGGTCGGTGTTGGTTACTTATTGTTTCTTCCATAGTTACTTTTACACTTAAAAGCAAGCAACTCGTTTCTAATCCCGTGAAAACCAGTAACTTCGGTGGACATCAGAATTTGAGTCTTGTGTCTTTCAGTTTATTGTTCACTAGTCCAAGACATTCAAAGCATGGGATTTTGGAAATGCTATCTTCTAGCTAGCACATAATCCAATGGCTAATGGTGTACGAGGTGCTTGGTGTCTACATCTAATGCATTACTAGCTTGCTCGGTACACATTATGCACAGCTATTGTATTTTTTCCCagttgtttttcttcttctgcatTTTTG
This window contains:
- the LOC120690673 gene encoding elongin-C-like isoform X3 → MVGKGEAPAPREPEEEEDTGGVVKLISAEGFEFVVDKKAAMVSNTLRNMLTSPGGFSETRQGEVRFPEISTHILEKICQYFYWSLHYSRLNDL
- the LOC120690673 gene encoding elongin-C-like isoform X1, encoding MVGKGEAPAPREPEEEEDTGGVVKLISAEGFEFVVDKKAAMVSNTLRNMLTSPGGFSETRQGEVRFPEISTHILEKICQYFYWSLHYSSGKETAEFPIEPKITLDLMMAANYLDT
- the LOC120691649 gene encoding 40S ribosomal protein S3a-like, which gives rise to MAVGKNKRISKGKKGGKKKIVDPFAKKDWYDIKAPSVFSVRNIGKTLVSRTQGTKIASEGLKHRVFEVSLADLQSDEDQAYRKIRLRAEDIQGRNVLTNFWGMDFTTDKLRSLVRKWQTLIEAHVDVKTTDSYMLRLFCIGFTKRRPNQVKRTCYAQTSQIRQIRRKMVEIMANQASTCDLKELVSKFIPEVIGKEIEKATSSIFPLQNVFIRKVKILKAPKFDLGKLMEVHGDYTKEDVGVKLERPAEGDEAVVGQEAAAAE
- the LOC120690673 gene encoding elongin-C-like isoform X2, whose protein sequence is MVGKGEAPAPREPEEEEDTGGVVKLISAEGFEFVVDKKAAMVSNTLRNMLTSPGGFSETRQGEVRFPEISTHILEKICQYFYWSLHYSSCLYCRLNDL